Proteins from one Actinomycetes bacterium genomic window:
- a CDS encoding cell wall-binding repeat-containing protein has translation MLHRVWLALASVLSVLVVPLTGPVASAAAAGTSLDQVHRFAVPASTLQVVLARSSTWSSTSATLEFFERADASSPWHAALPAVSGRVGFGGMHDAATRLQSTGTTPAGIFALPWAFGGAPNPGATLSYRQFDSSDWWVYDPRDPGSYNTFQAARSASARWRADWAEHLTDYYSSTSQQYKYAVVVDYNLPAAYQAPDTSKGGGIFLHVNGSGATAGCISMPEPAMVAMLRWLDPAARPVLVSGPTSWLDDAVATPAGLTTQVAPGPFHAAGATGAFVGVARPARMQWWQLAVTDVCTGAAVATGSGAGAQPVVAQWDGAVAGAPAPPGLYRMTLRAGTSSWTPSASLSWTVEVFQAGVTPLTGCPATRVSGTDRYTTSVAIGSRAAPSATTVVLASGAEANLVDGLVAAPLAGQLGAPLLLTTPAALPAAVAADISRRGVVRAVVVGAVGAVSDAVLAQLHALGVTDVTRIGGASRYDTAALVARAVGSGDGSAFVASGATANLVDALSAAGPATHLARPILLTEPGRLPVATTDALTALQVRRTTVLGGVGAVSAAVAAALPGAARLGGASRYDTAVAVATAFASSVGTARVTLASGTDPVVDALPGGTLGQLVLLTGSALPSPTAGWLSSVRPGALDVLGGP, from the coding sequence ATGCTGCATCGGGTCTGGCTCGCCCTCGCGTCGGTCCTGAGCGTGCTGGTCGTCCCACTCACCGGCCCGGTGGCCTCCGCGGCCGCCGCCGGTACGTCGCTGGACCAGGTCCACCGGTTCGCGGTGCCGGCGTCCACGCTGCAGGTGGTGCTGGCGCGGTCGTCGACCTGGTCGTCCACCTCGGCGACCCTTGAGTTCTTCGAGCGCGCCGACGCGTCCTCGCCCTGGCACGCGGCGCTGCCCGCCGTGAGCGGGCGGGTCGGGTTCGGCGGCATGCACGACGCTGCGACCCGGCTGCAGAGCACCGGGACGACGCCGGCCGGGATCTTCGCCCTGCCGTGGGCCTTCGGAGGCGCCCCGAACCCGGGGGCCACGCTGTCCTACCGGCAGTTCGACAGTTCCGACTGGTGGGTCTACGACCCGCGCGACCCGGGCAGCTACAACACCTTCCAGGCCGCGCGATCGGCGTCTGCCCGGTGGCGCGCCGACTGGGCCGAGCACCTGACGGACTACTACTCGAGCACCAGCCAGCAGTACAAGTACGCCGTCGTCGTCGACTACAACCTGCCGGCCGCCTACCAGGCGCCGGACACCAGCAAGGGCGGCGGGATCTTCCTGCACGTCAACGGGTCGGGGGCCACCGCCGGCTGCATCAGCATGCCGGAGCCGGCCATGGTGGCCATGCTGCGCTGGCTGGACCCGGCCGCGCGTCCGGTGCTGGTCTCCGGGCCGACGTCCTGGCTGGACGACGCGGTCGCCACCCCCGCCGGGCTGACCACGCAGGTCGCGCCCGGGCCGTTCCACGCAGCCGGTGCCACGGGTGCGTTCGTCGGGGTCGCTCGCCCCGCGCGCATGCAGTGGTGGCAGCTGGCGGTCACCGACGTCTGCACCGGCGCGGCGGTGGCGACCGGCTCGGGGGCGGGCGCGCAACCGGTGGTGGCCCAGTGGGACGGCGCCGTCGCGGGTGCCCCGGCCCCGCCGGGGCTGTACCGGATGACGCTGCGGGCGGGGACCAGCAGCTGGACTCCGTCCGCCAGCCTGTCCTGGACGGTGGAGGTGTTCCAGGCCGGCGTGACGCCGCTGACCGGGTGCCCGGCCACCCGGGTCTCCGGCACCGACCGGTACACGACGTCCGTGGCCATCGGCTCGCGCGCGGCGCCCAGCGCGACGACCGTCGTCCTCGCCTCCGGGGCTGAGGCCAACCTGGTCGACGGGCTGGTGGCCGCGCCGCTGGCCGGCCAGCTCGGCGCCCCGCTGCTGCTGACGACGCCGGCTGCGCTGCCGGCGGCGGTCGCGGCCGACATCTCCCGGCGTGGGGTCGTGCGGGCCGTCGTGGTGGGTGCGGTCGGCGCCGTGTCGGACGCGGTGTTGGCCCAGCTGCACGCGCTCGGCGTCACCGACGTCACCCGGATCGGCGGCGCCTCGCGTTATGACACCGCCGCGCTGGTGGCCCGGGCCGTGGGCAGCGGCGACGGCTCGGCCTTCGTGGCGTCCGGGGCGACCGCGAACCTGGTGGACGCCCTGTCGGCGGCCGGGCCGGCGACCCACCTGGCCCGGCCGATCCTGCTCACCGAGCCGGGCCGGCTGCCGGTGGCCACGACGGACGCGCTGACCGCGCTGCAGGTTCGCAGGACAACGGTGCTCGGCGGGGTCGGCGCGGTGTCGGCGGCCGTCGCGGCCGCGCTGCCGGGAGCCGCGCGGCTGGGCGGCGCGAGCCGGTACGACACGGCGGTGGCCGTGGCCACCGCGTTCGCCTCCTCGGTGGGGACCGCCCGGGTGACGCTGGCGTCGGGCACTGACCCGGTGGTCGACGCGCTGCCGGGGGGCACCCTGGGGCAGCTCGTGCTGCTCACCGGGTCGGCCCTGCCGTCGCCGACGGCCGGCTGGCTGTCGTCGGTGCGGCCCGGTGCGCTCGACGTGCTCGGCGGCCCC
- a CDS encoding rhodanese-like domain-containing protein, translating to MVEHVSVLELVEAISRDEAYVVDVRESYEYEAGHVPGAVHVPLFLLPLMHTEFRVDRPLYLICETGNRSYQAGLFLAKNGIASRNVEGGTSAWRLTGNPIVTGSAAA from the coding sequence ATGGTCGAGCACGTCTCCGTGCTGGAGCTCGTCGAGGCGATCAGTCGCGACGAGGCCTATGTTGTCGACGTCCGCGAGAGCTACGAGTACGAGGCCGGCCACGTGCCGGGTGCGGTGCACGTGCCGCTGTTCCTCCTGCCGCTCATGCACACCGAGTTCCGCGTTGACCGCCCTCTCTACCTGATCTGCGAGACGGGCAACCGCAGCTACCAGGCAGGGCTGTTCCTGGCAAAGAACGGCATCGCGTCGCGTAACGTCGAGGGTGGAACCTCAGCGTGGCGCTTGACCGGAAACCCAATCGTCACCGGGAGTGCAGCAGCATGA
- a CDS encoding MBL fold metallo-hydrolase, producing MSVQIEIIETPNLGDRSYVVSLDGVAVVVDPQRDIDRVRAVLTAKPLTVSHVLETHMHNDYVSGGLELANLLGATYVVPAGHDIAYEAVQLADGETFTSGAMAWRSVHTPGHTPQHLSYAVSVDGRDQAVFTGGSMLYGSVGRPDLIGPAHTLGLAHDQWRSIHKIVDQVAGDASVFPTHGFGSFCSVTATVGLESTVAQQLRSNPALLLSEHDFVDELIAGLDAYPTYYAHMGPANVSGPAPIDLTLPGLADADELRKRIDAGEWVIDLRSRTLFAQGHLRGTLSFDGVGNAVTYIGWLIPWGTPVTLLGETAEQVQDMQRQLAQIGIDRPVAHATGEPQAWATSAEDVLSFPRTDFTGLATAMTGNAELLVLDARRSLEWRDGHVAGAKHLPIHEMLDRIEEVATWSRAAAHAGRDAAVWVYCGSGFRAAATCSLLERAGIPTVLVDDGFDQAANRGVPVVTEQEPEETQRFGAAVTA from the coding sequence ATGAGCGTGCAGATCGAGATCATCGAGACCCCGAACCTCGGCGACCGTTCCTACGTCGTCTCGCTGGACGGCGTCGCCGTGGTCGTCGACCCGCAGCGCGACATCGACCGGGTCCGGGCGGTTCTCACCGCCAAGCCCCTGACCGTCAGCCACGTCCTCGAGACCCACATGCACAACGACTACGTGAGCGGTGGGCTCGAGCTGGCCAACCTGCTGGGCGCGACCTACGTCGTCCCGGCCGGCCATGACATCGCCTACGAGGCCGTCCAGCTGGCGGACGGCGAGACCTTCACCAGCGGCGCCATGGCCTGGCGGTCGGTCCATACCCCCGGCCACACCCCGCAGCACCTGTCGTACGCGGTGTCGGTCGACGGCCGCGACCAGGCCGTGTTCACCGGCGGCTCGATGCTGTACGGCAGCGTCGGCCGGCCCGACCTGATCGGCCCCGCGCACACCCTGGGCCTGGCGCACGACCAGTGGCGCTCGATCCACAAGATCGTCGACCAGGTCGCCGGCGACGCGTCGGTGTTCCCGACCCACGGCTTCGGCAGCTTCTGCAGCGTGACCGCGACCGTGGGCCTGGAGTCCACCGTCGCCCAGCAGCTGCGGAGCAACCCGGCGCTGCTGCTCTCCGAGCACGACTTCGTCGACGAGCTCATCGCCGGTCTGGACGCCTACCCGACCTACTACGCGCACATGGGCCCGGCCAACGTCTCCGGCCCAGCGCCGATCGACCTGACGCTGCCGGGTCTGGCGGACGCCGACGAGCTGCGCAAGCGGATCGACGCCGGCGAGTGGGTCATCGACCTGCGCTCGCGCACCCTGTTCGCCCAGGGCCACCTGCGGGGCACCCTCTCCTTCGACGGAGTCGGCAACGCGGTGACCTACATCGGCTGGCTGATCCCGTGGGGCACCCCGGTGACCCTGCTGGGCGAGACCGCCGAGCAGGTGCAGGACATGCAGCGGCAGCTCGCCCAGATCGGCATCGACCGCCCGGTCGCGCATGCGACCGGCGAGCCGCAGGCCTGGGCGACCTCGGCCGAGGACGTGCTGTCCTTCCCGCGGACCGACTTCACCGGCCTGGCGACGGCCATGACGGGCAACGCCGAGCTGCTGGTCCTGGACGCCCGGCGCAGCCTGGAGTGGCGCGACGGTCACGTCGCGGGCGCCAAGCACCTGCCGATCCACGAGATGCTCGACCGCATCGAGGAGGTCGCCACCTGGAGCCGCGCCGCGGCGCACGCCGGGCGCGACGCCGCGGTGTGGGTCTACTGCGGCAGCGGCTTCCGCGCGGCGGCCACCTGCTCGCTGCTCGAGCGGGCCGGCATCCCGACCGTGCTGGTGGACGACGGCTTCGACCAGGCGGCCAACCGCGGCGTCCCCGTGGTGACCGAGCAGGAGCCGGAGGAGACCCAGCGCTTCGGAGCGGCGGTCACGGCGTGA
- a CDS encoding rhodanese-like domain-containing protein, translating to MSLFDRFRTPKVPAEEGRQLVSNGAVLLDVRESAEWNAGHAPQATHLPLSRLAEVGRKVPAGKKVVVVCRSGNRSAHVTKALINQGYDAVNLRGGMHAWHSAGGQLVDRKGRPGVVA from the coding sequence GTGAGCCTGTTCGACCGCTTCCGCACCCCGAAGGTCCCGGCCGAGGAAGGCCGCCAGCTGGTCAGCAACGGCGCCGTCCTGCTGGACGTCCGGGAGTCCGCCGAGTGGAACGCCGGGCACGCTCCCCAGGCCACCCACCTGCCCCTGTCGCGGCTGGCCGAGGTGGGCCGCAAGGTGCCGGCCGGCAAGAAGGTCGTTGTGGTCTGCCGCTCGGGCAACCGGTCGGCGCACGTGACCAAGGCGCTCATCAACCAGGGCTACGACGCTGTGAACCTTCGCGGCGGCATGCACGCGTGGCACTCGGCCGGAGGCCAGCTGGTCGACCGCAAGGGACGGCCCGGCGTCGTCGCGTAG
- a CDS encoding sulfite exporter TauE/SafE family protein → MTGTLGLALLVGATLGLVMGLLGGGGGVLGIPLLVYGLGLTAQQATTTSLVIVAAGALAGVIPHTRDGRVDWRTGLGFGLLGTVGALVGSRLSVSVPERFLLGSFALLLVIAGWSMLRRQRADDPDRPLQAPARWPGVVAVATGVGLTTGFFGVGGGFIVVPALVTALRFPVRRAAATSLVVILVNSLVSLLARGSMATLDLGLTLTLVVAAALGAVGGALLSPRIPAPTLRKSFGGLTLAVAAYMAAQVALLG, encoded by the coding sequence ATGACCGGGACCCTGGGTTTGGCCCTCCTCGTGGGGGCCACCTTGGGTCTGGTCATGGGTCTGCTCGGCGGGGGCGGCGGGGTGCTCGGCATCCCGCTGTTGGTCTACGGCCTCGGTCTGACCGCCCAGCAGGCCACCACCACCTCGCTGGTGATCGTGGCGGCCGGCGCGCTCGCGGGCGTCATCCCGCACACGCGCGACGGCCGGGTCGACTGGCGGACCGGACTCGGCTTCGGGCTGCTCGGCACCGTCGGGGCGCTGGTGGGCTCCCGGCTCTCCGTCTCGGTCCCTGAGCGTTTCCTGCTGGGGTCGTTCGCGCTGCTGCTGGTGATCGCCGGCTGGTCCATGCTGCGTCGGCAACGCGCGGACGACCCCGACCGGCCGCTGCAGGCGCCCGCCCGGTGGCCCGGCGTGGTCGCCGTCGCCACCGGGGTGGGGCTGACGACCGGGTTCTTCGGCGTGGGCGGCGGGTTCATCGTGGTGCCCGCGCTGGTCACGGCGCTGCGCTTCCCGGTGCGGCGAGCCGCGGCGACGAGTCTCGTGGTGATCCTGGTCAACTCGCTGGTCAGCCTGCTGGCGCGGGGGTCGATGGCGACGCTGGACCTCGGACTGACCCTGACCCTGGTGGTGGCCGCTGCGCTCGGCGCGGTGGGTGGCGCGCTGCTGTCACCCCGGATCCCGGCCCCCACCCTGCGGAAGTCCTTCGGCGGCCTCACCCTGGCGGTCGCCGCCTACATGGCCGCCCAGGTCGCCCTCCTCGGCTAG
- a CDS encoding OsmC family protein, with protein sequence MARDIVVTSRGGDAYEITFGEHSVVVDQPVKAGGTDTGPTPTELFIAGLAGCIGYYAGKYLRANGLPDQVSVHTRYKWALPPTRVTRIQLSVEAPGLPAGHQEAFHEAIEHCSVHNTLREPPAVEITLAPVATA encoded by the coding sequence ATGGCGCGCGACATCGTCGTCACCTCACGTGGCGGAGACGCCTACGAGATCACCTTCGGTGAGCACTCGGTGGTCGTCGACCAGCCGGTGAAGGCCGGGGGGACCGACACCGGGCCCACCCCCACCGAGCTGTTCATCGCCGGGCTGGCCGGCTGCATCGGCTACTACGCGGGCAAGTACCTGCGGGCCAACGGCCTGCCGGACCAGGTGAGCGTGCACACCCGGTACAAGTGGGCGCTGCCGCCTACGCGGGTGACCCGGATCCAGCTGTCGGTCGAGGCCCCTGGCCTGCCGGCGGGGCACCAGGAAGCCTTCCACGAGGCCATCGAGCACTGCTCGGTGCACAACACGCTGCGGGAGCCCCCGGCGGTCGAGATCACCCTCGCCCCCGTGGCGACCGCCTGA
- a CDS encoding metal-sensitive transcriptional regulator, translated as MQVDEGVERDVVNRLRRVQGQVAGVIAMIEDGRDCGEVVTQLAAASRALDKAGFKVVASGMRQCQTAIEQGKEPPMSQAQLEKLFLSLS; from the coding sequence GTGCAGGTCGACGAGGGAGTCGAGCGCGACGTCGTCAACCGGCTGCGCCGGGTGCAAGGCCAGGTGGCCGGCGTGATCGCGATGATCGAGGATGGTCGGGACTGCGGTGAGGTCGTCACCCAGCTGGCAGCCGCGTCCAGGGCGCTGGACAAGGCGGGGTTCAAGGTCGTGGCCAGCGGCATGCGGCAGTGCCAGACCGCGATCGAGCAGGGCAAGGAGCCCCCGATGAGCCAGGCGCAGCTGGAGAAGCTGTTCCTGTCGCTCTCCTAG
- a CDS encoding NAD(P)-dependent oxidoreductase translates to MTTVGVVGLGIMGSGMAHNLLGAGFDVVVHNRTAARMAPLAAAGARTAADPAELAGSCDVVLTCVSDTPDVVEVVLGPRGVMRGARPGTLVVDASTIAPAATRRIAAELAAAGVRFLDAPVSGGSEGAAQGTLSIMVGAAAEDLEEARPVLAAIGRTVTHVGPVGAGQTCKLVNQVLVVVTMLGVSEALLLADAGGLDLPTTIAAVQGGAAGSWMLANRGPQVAARDWRPGFTIDLQQKDLRLVLEAADELGVPLLATSMVFQLYRSLQQAGLGGEGNHALAKAVERLAGHAIGSDDVPPGV, encoded by the coding sequence ATGACGACCGTGGGCGTGGTGGGCCTGGGGATCATGGGCTCGGGGATGGCCCACAACCTGCTGGGCGCCGGGTTCGACGTCGTGGTGCACAATCGGACGGCGGCCCGGATGGCGCCGTTGGCGGCCGCCGGGGCCCGTACTGCGGCCGACCCGGCCGAGCTGGCGGGGTCCTGCGACGTCGTCCTCACGTGCGTGAGCGACACCCCGGACGTCGTGGAGGTCGTGCTCGGCCCGCGAGGGGTGATGCGAGGCGCCCGACCCGGGACGCTGGTCGTCGACGCCAGCACGATCGCACCGGCCGCCACCCGGCGGATCGCGGCCGAGCTGGCTGCCGCCGGGGTGCGGTTCCTCGACGCGCCGGTGTCCGGGGGCAGCGAGGGAGCGGCTCAGGGCACCCTGTCGATCATGGTCGGGGCAGCCGCGGAGGACCTCGAGGAGGCCCGGCCGGTGCTGGCGGCGATCGGCCGGACCGTGACGCACGTGGGTCCGGTCGGGGCCGGGCAGACCTGCAAGCTGGTCAACCAGGTGCTCGTCGTGGTGACCATGCTGGGGGTCAGCGAGGCGCTGCTGCTCGCGGACGCCGGCGGCCTGGACCTTCCGACGACGATCGCGGCGGTCCAGGGCGGCGCGGCCGGCAGTTGGATGCTGGCCAACCGCGGGCCGCAGGTCGCGGCTCGGGACTGGCGACCGGGCTTTACCATCGACCTGCAGCAAAAGGACCTGCGGCTGGTCCTGGAGGCCGCCGACGAGCTCGGGGTTCCACTGCTCGCGACGTCCATGGTGTTCCAGCTCTATCGGTCTCTGCAGCAGGCGGGGCTCGGCGGCGAGGGCAACCACGCGCTGGCCAAGGCGGTCGAACGGTTGGCGGGACACGCGATCGGCTCCGACGACGTACCCCCGGGGGTATGA
- a CDS encoding FAD-binding oxidoreductase: protein MRTATLLEQYAALPPGAPVRLAKRTSNLFRPRTAATAPGLDVAAFDGVLSVDPVARTADVQGMTTYEHLVDSTLPHGLMPFVVPQLKTITLGGAVTGLGIESSSFRNGLPHESVLEMDVLTGDGRIVTARRDNEHRDLFFGFPNSYGTLGYALRLTIELQPVRPFVELVHRRFFGAGTFFAAMADVVATGSHEGATADFLDGTVFGADEMYLSVGRFVDTAPYTGDYTGMDIYYRSIQARRTDYLTVRDYLWRWDTDWFWCSQALQVQRPAVRRLVPKRYLGSEAYQKVVGFERRHGWVAQVDRWRGRPEREPVIQDVEIPIERSAEFLDFFRREIGISPVWTCPLRQRDPGDHWDLYAFDPAASYVNFGFWSSVPARGGDAEGHSNRLIEAEVERLGGRKSLYSTSYYDPADFWRIYNGTAYDVLKKTYDPEGRLLDLYDKCVLRR from the coding sequence GTGCGCACGGCGACTCTGCTCGAGCAGTACGCCGCGCTTCCTCCGGGCGCGCCCGTCCGGCTGGCCAAGCGCACCTCGAACCTGTTCCGTCCCCGCACGGCGGCCACCGCCCCCGGCCTGGACGTCGCCGCCTTCGACGGCGTGCTGTCGGTGGACCCGGTCGCCCGTACCGCCGACGTCCAGGGCATGACGACCTACGAGCACCTGGTCGACAGCACCCTGCCGCACGGGCTGATGCCGTTCGTCGTCCCCCAGCTCAAGACGATCACGCTGGGCGGCGCGGTCACCGGGCTGGGCATCGAGTCGTCCTCGTTCCGCAACGGGCTGCCGCACGAGTCGGTGCTCGAGATGGACGTGCTCACCGGAGACGGCCGAATCGTCACGGCCCGCCGGGACAACGAGCACCGCGACCTGTTCTTCGGGTTCCCCAACTCCTACGGCACCCTCGGCTACGCGCTGCGGCTGACCATCGAGCTGCAGCCGGTGCGCCCGTTCGTCGAGCTCGTGCACCGGCGCTTCTTCGGCGCCGGCACGTTCTTCGCGGCCATGGCGGACGTCGTGGCCACCGGAAGCCACGAGGGTGCCACCGCGGACTTCCTCGATGGCACCGTGTTCGGCGCCGACGAGATGTACCTGTCGGTGGGCCGGTTCGTCGACACCGCCCCGTACACCGGCGACTACACCGGCATGGACATCTACTACCGGTCCATCCAGGCCCGCCGCACCGACTACCTGACCGTCCGCGACTACCTGTGGCGCTGGGACACCGACTGGTTCTGGTGCTCGCAGGCGCTGCAGGTGCAGCGGCCCGCCGTCCGCCGGCTGGTGCCCAAGCGCTATCTCGGCAGTGAGGCCTACCAGAAAGTGGTGGGGTTCGAGCGCCGGCACGGCTGGGTGGCCCAGGTCGACCGGTGGCGCGGCCGGCCCGAGCGCGAGCCGGTGATCCAGGACGTCGAGATCCCCATCGAGCGCTCCGCGGAGTTCCTCGACTTCTTCCGCCGCGAGATCGGCATCTCCCCGGTGTGGACCTGCCCGCTGCGCCAGCGCGACCCCGGTGACCACTGGGACCTCTACGCGTTCGACCCGGCCGCCAGCTACGTGAACTTCGGCTTCTGGTCGTCCGTGCCGGCGCGCGGCGGCGACGCCGAGGGGCATTCCAACCGGCTGATCGAGGCCGAGGTCGAGCGGCTCGGCGGGCGCAAGTCCCTGTACTCGACGTCCTACTACGACCCGGCCGACTTCTGGCGCATCTACAACGGGACGGCGTATGACGTACTAAAGAAGACCTACGACCCGGAAGGGCGGTTGCTCGACCTGTACGACAAGTGCGTCCTGCGGAGGTGA
- a CDS encoding class I SAM-dependent methyltransferase has product MALAEIFERIVGDGAGIRFTAYDGSSAGSPDAEVTLELRSPVALQYIVTAPGDLGLARAFVSGHLAVHGDVYRALYGLVQYSRQDVPWSERIELLRGLGTGVLRRPPVPPEEAPHPWRRGRRHSKDRDAAAIAHHYDVSNRFYEVVLGPSMAYTCAVYPTLEASLENAQAEKFDLVCRKLGLQPGMQLLDVGCGWGGMVRHAAQHYGVQALGVTLSRQQAEWAQKAIADDGLTGQAEVRFSDYRDVTEANFDAVSSIGLTEHIGQKNLPAYFSFLASRLRPGGRLLNHTITRPTNMERARAGGFLDRYIFPDGELEGPGYIQSAMNDHGFEVRHQENLREHYAMTLRDWGANLVAGWDDAVAEVGLRKARVWQLYMAASRVGFDTNRIQLHQILGVRLGNDHRSGMPLRPDWGA; this is encoded by the coding sequence ATGGCACTGGCGGAGATCTTCGAACGGATCGTGGGCGATGGCGCGGGGATCCGTTTCACCGCGTACGACGGCAGCTCGGCCGGGTCGCCCGACGCCGAGGTGACCCTGGAGCTCCGCTCACCGGTCGCGCTGCAGTACATCGTGACGGCGCCCGGTGACCTGGGCCTGGCCCGCGCGTTCGTGAGCGGCCACCTGGCGGTGCACGGCGACGTCTACCGCGCGCTGTACGGCCTGGTCCAGTACTCCCGGCAGGACGTCCCGTGGTCGGAGCGGATCGAGCTGCTGCGTGGCCTCGGCACGGGGGTCCTCCGCCGGCCGCCGGTCCCGCCGGAGGAGGCGCCCCACCCCTGGCGGCGTGGCCGCCGGCACTCCAAGGACCGGGACGCCGCGGCCATCGCGCACCACTACGACGTGTCCAACCGGTTCTACGAGGTTGTGCTGGGCCCGTCGATGGCCTACACCTGCGCCGTCTACCCGACCCTCGAGGCCTCCCTCGAGAACGCCCAGGCCGAGAAGTTCGACCTGGTCTGCCGCAAGCTGGGCCTGCAACCGGGCATGCAGCTGCTCGACGTCGGCTGCGGCTGGGGCGGCATGGTCCGGCACGCGGCGCAGCACTACGGCGTGCAAGCGCTGGGCGTGACCCTGTCGCGGCAGCAGGCCGAGTGGGCGCAGAAGGCGATCGCGGACGACGGCCTCACCGGGCAGGCTGAGGTCCGCTTCAGCGACTACCGCGACGTCACCGAGGCGAACTTCGACGCCGTGTCATCGATCGGGCTGACCGAGCACATCGGGCAGAAGAACCTGCCGGCGTACTTCTCGTTCCTGGCCTCCCGGCTGCGGCCGGGCGGGCGGCTGCTCAACCACACGATCACCCGGCCCACCAACATGGAACGGGCCCGTGCCGGCGGCTTCCTGGACCGCTACATCTTCCCGGACGGCGAGCTCGAGGGCCCCGGCTACATCCAGTCGGCCATGAACGACCACGGGTTCGAGGTGCGGCACCAGGAGAACCTGCGCGAGCACTACGCCATGACGCTGCGGGACTGGGGCGCCAACCTGGTCGCCGGCTGGGACGACGCAGTGGCCGAGGTGGGGCTGCGCAAGGCCCGGGTCTGGCAGCTGTACATGGCGGCGTCCCGGGTCGGTTTCGACACCAACCGGATCCAGCTGCACCAGATCCTCGGCGTCCGGCTCGGCAACGACCACCGGAGCGGGATGCCGCTGCGCCCGGATTGGGGCGCTTGA
- a CDS encoding fatty acid--CoA ligase: MKSTMQDVPLQISRLLEYGATTHATSTVSTWTGDSARTITYAEVGAHSAQLANALRGLGITGDQRVATFMFNNTEHLEAYLAVPSMGAVLHTLNVRLFPDQLAYIANHAEDKVIIVDGAVLPLLARVLPQLETVEHLIINGPADTSVLAGTSPQVHDYATLIASQPTTFEWPDVDERDAAAMCYTSGTTGNPKGVVYSHRSIWLHSMQVCMKESFGLSDTDVVLAIVPQFHAMAWGLPYAALMSGASLIMPDRFLQAAPLTTMIEQLRPNFAGAVPTIWNDLEHHLSANGGDISSMREVAVGGSACPPALMRAFDDRGVTIIHAWGMTETSPLGSVARPPRGAEGDDAWRYRTTQGRLPASVEGRLVGPDGGLMPHDGQAVGELEVRGPWITASYYHDDDPLKFRDGWLRTGDVGTLTADGYLTLTDRAKDVIKSGGEWISSVELENDLMAHPEVVEASVVGVPDEKWGERPLATVVLREGSTVTLADLKAFLGDRLAKWQVPERWAVITEVPKTSVGKFDKKVLRRQYAEGELDVKTVD, translated from the coding sequence ATGAAGAGCACCATGCAGGACGTCCCGCTGCAGATCTCCCGGCTGCTGGAGTACGGCGCCACGACGCATGCGACGTCCACCGTGTCCACCTGGACCGGTGACAGCGCCCGCACGATCACCTATGCCGAGGTGGGCGCGCACAGCGCGCAGCTGGCCAACGCCCTGCGCGGGCTGGGCATCACCGGTGACCAGCGGGTGGCCACCTTCATGTTCAACAACACCGAGCACCTCGAGGCGTACCTCGCGGTGCCGTCGATGGGTGCCGTGCTGCACACGCTGAACGTCCGGCTGTTCCCCGACCAGCTCGCGTACATCGCCAACCATGCCGAGGACAAGGTCATCATCGTGGACGGTGCGGTGCTGCCGCTGCTGGCCCGCGTGCTGCCGCAGCTGGAGACCGTCGAGCACCTGATCATCAACGGACCGGCCGACACCTCCGTGCTGGCCGGGACGTCCCCCCAGGTGCACGACTACGCCACCCTCATCGCCAGCCAGCCGACGACCTTCGAGTGGCCGGACGTCGACGAGCGGGACGCCGCCGCCATGTGCTACACGAGCGGCACCACCGGCAACCCCAAGGGCGTCGTGTACAGCCACCGATCGATCTGGCTGCACTCCATGCAGGTGTGCATGAAGGAGTCGTTCGGGCTCAGCGACACTGACGTCGTGCTGGCGATCGTCCCGCAGTTCCACGCCATGGCCTGGGGGCTGCCCTACGCGGCGCTGATGTCCGGGGCCTCGCTGATCATGCCGGACCGGTTCCTTCAGGCGGCCCCGCTGACCACCATGATCGAGCAGCTGCGGCCGAACTTCGCCGGTGCCGTCCCGACGATCTGGAACGACCTCGAGCACCACCTGTCCGCCAACGGCGGGGACATCTCCTCGATGCGGGAGGTCGCGGTCGGCGGCTCGGCCTGTCCGCCGGCGCTGATGCGGGCCTTCGACGACCGGGGCGTGACGATCATCCACGCGTGGGGCATGACCGAGACCTCGCCGCTGGGCTCGGTGGCTCGGCCGCCGCGGGGCGCGGAGGGCGACGACGCCTGGCGGTACCGGACCACCCAGGGCCGACTGCCCGCCTCGGTGGAGGGCCGGCTGGTCGGCCCGGATGGCGGCCTGATGCCGCACGACGGCCAGGCCGTGGGCGAGCTCGAGGTCCGCGGGCCGTGGATCACTGCGTCGTACTACCACGACGACGACCCGTTGAAGTTCCGCGACGGCTGGCTGCGCACCGGGGACGTCGGCACGCTGACCGCCGACGGCTACCTGACCCTGACCGACCGGGCCAAGGACGTGATCAAGTCCGGCGGCGAGTGGATCTCCTCGGTCGAGCTGGAGAACGACCTGATGGCCCACCCGGAGGTCGTCGAGGCGTCCGTCGTCGGCGTCCCGGACGAGAAGTGGGGCGAGCGGCCGCTGGCCACGGTGGTGCTGCGCGAGGGGTCGACCGTCACTCTGGCGGACCTCAAGGCGTTTCTGGGCGACCGGCTGGCCAAGTGGCAGGTACCCGAGCGGTGGGCGGTGATCACCGAGGTGCCCAAGACGTCGGTGGGCAAGTTCGACAAGAAGGTGCTGCGCCGCCAGTACGCCGAGGGCGAGCTGGACGTCAAGACGGTCGACTAG